In Elusimicrobiota bacterium, the genomic stretch CTCGTGGCGGCCGGTGAAGGTCTTCGCGACGAACGCGGCCATCTCGTTGGCCTCGGAGCCGGAGTTCGTGAAGAAGCACACGTCCATGTCCGGGTTGACGGTCTTGGCCTTGTCGGCGAGGCGCTTGGCGAACGCGCCGACGGCGGGATGCAGGTACAGCGGCGGCTCGTGCTGGAGCTCGTCGATCTGGGCCTTGAGCTTGGAGACGAAGTGCGGGTGCGAGTGGCCGATCGACACGGTGGCGACGCCCGCGAAGCCGTCGAGGTACTCCTTGCCGTTCTCGTCGTAGAGGAACTGCATCCTGCCGGAGATGATCTGCACCGGCTTGGCGAACATCGGCCCGGGGAGCGGCATGAGGTGGGCGGCTCTCAGCGCGGCGACGTCGGTTGTCGACGCGGCGGGCTTGGCGGCTTTGGGGGCGGCGGTCTTGGGGCTCATGCGGTATTCCTCCGGATTTTGGCGTCGAGAGACAGGGCCAGGCAGATGCCGGCCCCGGACAGCAAGCCGTCCATGAGATTCACCGGCGACGGGAGAAAGGAGACCGGGCTCCAGCGCAGCTTGGCGTAGGAGGGCACGGCCCACAGGAAGAACGAGAGGACGCCGTAGGCGCTCAGGGAGCCGAGGGTCGCCGCGAGAGCGCCGCGCCATTTCGCGGTCGAGGCGCTCATCGCGCCCATGGCCGCGATCGTGCCCCAGATCGCGACGGTGTAGACCGAGGCGACGGCCAGCTGCCACTGGAAGGTCCCCGGCAGGCCGCGCGGCATGCCCCAGCCGGAGTAGCGCGTCAGCCCCGCCATGACCGCGGCGATGCCGAGCATCGGGCCGAGCAGCCCGACGAGCGCCGTCGCGGCGCGCCGCCCCGCCGCGGCGCCGATGGCGGCGTAGAACACCCCGGTATACAGGGCGATCAGGAAGAACTGCGGCCCGTACGGCCCGCGCAGGAAGCCCTCTCCGCCGGCGCGGTCGGCGAGCGTGCTCAGGACGTGCGCGAGGGCCGCGCCGAGGAATCCGGCGGCGCCGCCCCCCACCAACGCCGAGAAGGGCGTCATGCTAATGAACGTCCTGAAGCCCGGTTTCCACTTTTTAGTACAGGTTCGAGGCGCGGCGGGCGCCGGTGTAATCGAGGAACACCGTCTTCTGCTCGGTGAAGAAGTGCATGCCTTCCTTCGCCATCTCGCGCTCGCCGACGCCGGAGCCCTTCACGCCGCCGAAGGGCACCTGGGCCTCGCCGCCGATGGTGGGGCTGTTGAGATGCACCATCCCCGCCTCGATCTCTTCCGTGAAACGCATCGCGAGGGTCAGATCCTGGGAGTAGAACGCGCAGGTCAGGCCGAACGGGCAGTCGTTGGCCAGCTCGACGGCCTTGTCGAAGTCGTCGGTGCGCGTGACGGCCAGCACCGGGCCGAACACCTCTTCCTGCCACAGGCGCGACTTCGGGCTCACGCCGTCGAAGACGGTGGGCTCGACGAACCAGCCGTGGGCGAAGTCGCCGGTCGTGATCCGGTTCCCGCCGCACAGCAGGGTCGCCCCTTCTTTTTTGCCGATCTCGATGTATTCCAGGTCCGTCTTCATCTGGCTCTCGTCGACGGCCGGGCCCATGCCGCTGGTCTTGTCGAGGCCGGGGCCGACCTTGATCTTGGCCACCTCGGCGAGCAGCATCTTCAGGAACTGATCGGCGATCTTCGTATGAAGGATCAGCCGCGAGGTGGCCGTGCAGCGCTGGCCGGTGGAGCCGAACGCGCCCTTCATGACGCCCGCGAGCGCCAGCTCGAGGTCGGCGTCGTCCCAGATGACGGCCGGGTTCTTGCCGCCCATCTCGCAGACGACGGGGATGCCGCGCGCGCCCGCGATCGTGTGGACGCGCTTGCCGATCTCGTTGGAGCCGGTGAACGACACGGCCTTGATGCGCGGCTCCTCGACGAGGACGTCGCCCATGGCCGAGCCCGCGCCCATCACGAGGTTGAGCACGCCCGGCGGCAGGCCGGCGTCCTCGAACGCCTTGACGATGCCCACGGCCAGCGCGGGCACGAGCGAGGCGGGCTTGAAGACGACGGTGCAGCCGGAGATCAGGGCCGGGGCGATCTTCCACGCCGGGATCGCGAACGGGAAGTTCCAGGGCGTGATGATGGAGACGACGCCGCGCGGGTGGCGGGTGGTATAGAGGAGGTTCTTGGCGAGCTCGGAGGGCTGCGTGACGCCGCCCATGCGCAGGCCCTCGCCGGCGAACCATTCGATGAGGGTGATGCCCTTCTCCATCTCGCCGAGCGCCTCGGGCAGGATCTTGCCCTGCTCGAGCGACATCAGGCGGGCCAGCTCTTCCTTCCGCTCGCGCAGGATGAGGGCGGCCTTCATCAGGATGCGCCCGCGCGCGGGCGCGGTCGTCGCCTTCCACGCCGGGAACGCCGCCTGAGCCGCGTCGATGGCGCGCAGGACGTCGGTCTTGTCGGCGCCCTTGAGCTTGGCCAGGACCTGGCGGTTGTCGGCGGGGTTCGTCGAGACGATCTCTTTGGAGGACGAGCCCTCCACCCATTTCCCGGCGATGTACTGCTTCAGAACGGAGACTTCGGGCGTCGTCTTGGTCGCGGTGGGGATCATGACGGTATTATAACTATTCCTCGACGAGCGGCCGCCTTCATTTTGTGACCGAAAATGGAACTTTTTGGGACCTTCGATCGTATGTTTAGGGGAGGCTTCGCCGGTCACTTTCGGCGAAAGTGAACAATGTGAATAGAGTGGATATCTTCCGGCTGAGCGACGAAGAATTATGGCGCGGTCTCAAGGCCCTCGCGGCTCGCGAGCGCGTGCTCGCGGCGGACGCCGTGGCTTACGTGGCGGAGACGCAACGGCGAAAACTCCATGAAGATCATGGATGGCGCTCGATGTTCGAGTATTGCGTCCAGTCGCTGCGCTGGAGCGAGGCGACGGCATACCGCCGAACGCGAGCCGCGAGGGCCGTGCTCGACTACCCCGCCATTCTTGAGATGCTCTATGACGGACGGCTTCATATCGAGGGGGTCGTGATCCTTTCCGCTTTCCTCCCGGACGCCGATTTCCCGGCGCTCCTTCTCAAGGCGGTGGGCATGACCACGAAGAACATAGAGCGTCTCGTCGCCGACCGGCGCCCCGATCCGCCGGTCAGGGACTCCATACGGTTCGTCGGGGCCGCTCCGCCTCCGGTCAGGATCGAGGAGCCGCCCCCGGCGCTCGCTCTTTCGCTCAGCCGCCCACCGGACCATCCGAATCCGCCGGACGCCGCTCCCTCGCGTCAGGCAGCGGTGGCCGAGCCGCCTTCCCCGCCCATCGAGGACGCCGAGTTGCCGGCGGCATCCGATCCTCCGCCGAGCCGTCCGCCCGAAGATCTGTGCCCGCCGAGCGCCGCGCCTTTGCGGCCGGCGGAGGTTCCCGTTCGGGCGAGGCTCGTGCGAGTGGCCTTTACCGCGGACGAAGGCCTGCATCGCCTGGTCCTGCATGCCCAGCAGCTGATGCGCCACAAATATCCCGACGGCAGCCTCGAGGGCATCTTCCGCGACGCGCTGCGTCTCCTCATCGCGAAAAAGGACCTGGGCGTCCGGGCGGCGGCCGCCGCCGCCCGGCGAATGAGGCGAAAAATAATGAGGAAGCCGAAAAAATCCCCCCTTGAAACCGTCGGAAACCGGGGCTAAACTGCGGCATGGATAAGACTGCCCCCCTCGCCGCTCTTTTCCTGTCCTTCGCCGCGCTGCCCGCCGCCGCCGAGTTCTGCGCCTTCGACGGCAGCCGCACCGAGATCGTCGTCCGGCGCCTGAAGGGGCCGGCCTGCACGATGGAGAACGCCCTCGTCTTCAACGCCGCCGCCAACGAGAACCGCTACGGCGCCGACGAGAACAAGCGCACCTTCCTGACCGACTCCTGGCCGGGCTGGGGCGGCTCCGACAAGAAGTGCGCGGCGGCGCGCAAGAGCGCCGACAATCTCGTCTACAGCGACGAGACCTACATCCTCGGCAAGGCCGTGCTGATGGGCCCCCAGGTGTGGAGATTCAACGGCTCCTGCGACGCGTTCAAGTCGCGGTTCGAGTCGAAGAAGCGCTCGCTCGGCGACAAGCCGTCGCACGAGGACGTCTTCGAGGCCGCCGGCGCCGAGCGCATCGACATGGGCGACCTGGCCGAGCGTCTCGTCGAGGGCAAGAAGAAGTAGGGGCTACGGCGCGAGCAGCGGCTCGCCCAGCGCGGTCCCCGCGAGCACCGGCGTCTGCTCCCGGTTCTCCCTTCGCGCGTCGTCCTGCACGCGAGGCCTCAGGTAGTCGAACAGCGACTTCGCGCTCGCCCTAGGGTCGGCGGACAGGCCCTTGAGCAGGTGATAGGTGAACAGGCCGTGGCTCTGCTCCGCGAGCGTCCCCGTGATCTCGTCGCCGGAGGCGGCGGCGAGTATGGTCAGCCGTCCTTCCGACGGGGCGAGCTCCGCGGCCTTGGCGACGAGCGGACGCGCGCCCTGGGCGAGCACGGAGCGTTCCCCCGCCCCCGAGAAGCAGGCGTCGAGGGCGACGATGACGCGCTTGGCCTTGGTCTTCGCCAGGCTCGCGTAGAGCGTCTTCAAGGGCAGCGCTGTGGACTTCAGGAACTTGGGGTCGCCGTCCCACGGCACGAGGTACGCCTCCCCCGTCTTGGCGTCGGGGGCGCCGTGGCCGGAGTAGTAGACGAACAAAGTCGAGCTCGCCTTCACGTTGAGCGGCAGCCACTCCTCGAGATAGCTCCTGAGCTTGCTGCCCGTCGCCTGGGAGCCTTCGAGCGAGATGACGTTGCGCGCCGGGAAGCCCAGCGCCTCGAGGTGGCGGCGCATCGTCCTCGCGTCGCGCGCGCCGAAATCCGCCTTGGGCAGGCTCTGGTACTCCTCGATGCCGATCACCAGCGCGAAGTCGTCCGGGCGCTCGGCGCCGCGGCGCGCGGGCGAGTCGATGTCGGAGGTCGGCTCGGCCTTCCGGGGCGCGGGCTCGGGGGCCGGCGCGGCGGGCGCGGCGGCGTGACGGGCTTCCGGGACCTCGTCGGGCAGGCCCTGCGCCTTGCGCTCCGCCTTCTCGAGCAGCTTGGCGATGCCCCCGATGTTCCGGTGGGACAGGGCCGCCTCGCGGGGCGTGCCGTAGATGCTGGAGGCGAAGACGTCCGCGCCCCCGTCGATCAGGGCCTGGGCGGAGGCTTGGGCGCCGTTCATCGCGGCGAAATGGAGGGGCGTCAGCTTCCCGAGGCCGACGGTGCTGTTGACCTTGGCGCCCTGAGACAGCAGGGCGCGGATCCCGGAGGCGTCGTTGGTCCTGGCCGCCAGGTGCAGCCCGCGGTCGCCGGCGCAGCCCGTCGCGAGGAAGGCCGCCAGAGGAAGGATCAGAGCGATTCGGTTCATGGCATCTCCGTTAGAACTTCGCGTCGGCCCCGCTTCCGGCCAAGGTCGGGGACTGCTCCCGGTTCTGGCGGCGCGCGTCGTCCTGCACGCGGGGCTTCAGGTAATCATACAAGCCGCGGGGCGTCGCCGCTCCCCCCTGCAGGGCTTTAAGGAAGTGGTAGGTGAAGATCCCGTGGCCCTGCTCGTCGAGGGAGCCGGTGATCTCCGCGCCGGAGGCGGCGGCGAGCACGGTGAGGTTGGCCGCGGCGGGCACGCTCTCGTCCACCTTCGCGACGAGCGGGCGGGCGCCCTTGGCCAGCACCGAGCGGCCCCCGGAGCCGGAGAAGCAGGCGTCGAGGGCCACGAGCACGCGCTTGGCCTTGAGCTTGGACAGCTCCGCATAGAACTGCTTCAGCGGGTAGGCGGAGGTCGTCAGGAACATGGGATCGGCGTCCCACGGCACGAGGTAGGCGTCCCCGTTCTCGGGGTCGGGGGCGCCGTGGCCGGAGTAGTACACGAACACCGTCGACTCGGGCTTGACGTTGCGCGGCAGCCACTGCTGGAGATAGTTCTTGAGCTTGCTGCCCGTGGCCTGCGAGCCCTCGAGGCTGATGATGTTGCGCGCGGGCACGCCCATGGACTCGAAGTGCCTGCGCACGGTCGCGGCGTCGCGCGCGCCGAAGTCGGCTTTGGGCAAAGACTGATAGTCCTCTATGCCGATCACGAGGGCGAAGTCGTCGGGACGAGGGGCGCCGTGGCGCGAAGGCGAATCCACGTCGGATGACGGCGCCCGCCGCTCTGGGCCGGGGGCCTCGGCATGGGACGATGGCGCCTTGCCCAGCGCCCGTTCCAGCATCGCGATCACCGCCGCGTCGCGGTTCGCCGCCTGAGCCCTCGCCAAAGCGGTGCGGCCCGAATTGTCCGTGAGGCGAGGATCGGCTCCATGATCGAGCAGGAAGCGCACAGTGTCCGGATGGCCCTGCTCGGCCGCGAACATGAGAGCGGTGGACCCAATGAGATTCCGTTTATCGACGGGCACGCCTTTGTCCAGGACGGCTTGGATGTCCCGGTTCTTGCCGTCGTAGCCGGCTTGGTGGATGCTGATGCAGCCGGAAGCGAAGGGCAGCGCGAGAACGAGTGCTGCAAGCAAGCGGTTCATATTCTCAGTTGAACGCGCGCGGCATCCTCTTCAGGAAGCGGCCGTGCTTTGTCGATCCTGCCCACTTGCCGTCGAGGACCATCGCCTCGCCGCGGGAGAACACGTCGCGGATGCTGCCCTTGACCGTGACGCCCTCGTAGGGGTTGTAGTCGGCGGCGCTGTGGTGGCTCTTCTGCGAGAAGGTGAAGGGCTTGTTCGGGTCGATGATGACGATGTCGGCGTCGGCGCCCGGGTTGAGGTGGCCTTTGCGCGGGTGCAGTCCGAACAGCTTCGAGGGGTTGAGCGAGGTGATCTCGACGAAGCGGTTCTCGGTGATCTTCCCCTTTTGGACGGCGTCCCACAGGAGGAGCATGCGGTATTCGACGCCGGGGGCGCCGTTGGGGATTTTGGCGAAGTTCTTCTTGCCGAGCTCCTTGCCGGGCTGATTGGTCTTGGCCTTCATGCAGAAGGAGCAGTGATCGGTGGAAACGACTTGGAGATCATTGCGGACGAGCCCTTTCCACAAGCGCTCCGAATTTCCGCTGGGCCTCAAAGGCGGAGACATCACGAATTTCGCCCCCTCGAAGCCGGGACGGCGGTAGTCGTCCTCGGACAGATACAGGTATTGAGGACACGTCTCGGCGTAGACCGGCAAACCTCTCGCTCTTGCGGCGCGGACTTCCTCCATGGCGTCGCCGGCGGAGAGATGGACGAAGTAGATCGGAACGCCCGCCATCTCGGCCAAGGCGATGGCGCGGTGGGTGGCCTCGGCTTCGGCGGTCATGGGGCGCGTGAGCGCGTGCCACTCGGGGGCCGTTTTACCTTCGGCGATCGCCTTCTGGATGAGAACGTCGATGACCGAACCATTTTCGGCATGCATGCAGATCATCCCGCCGTTGTCGCGGGTGCGCATGAGGGCGCGGAAGATCGTGGTGTCGTCCGACATGAAGATGCCGGGATACGCCATGAACAGTTTAAAGGAAGACACGCCCTCGTCGACGAGCTTGTCCATCTCCTTCTGCTGCTTCTCGGGGAAATCCGTCACGATCATGTGGAAGCCGTAGTCGACGGCGGACTTGCCGTCGGCGCGCTTGTGCCAGTCGTCGAGGGCGTGGCGGAAGGTCTCCCCCTTCTTCTGGATCGCGAAGTCGACGATGGAGGTGGTGCCGCCGAAGACGGCCGAGGTCGAGCCGGTCGTGAAGTCGTCGATCGTGGTGGCGCCCATGAAGGGCATGTCGAAATGGGTGTGGGCGTCGATGCCGCCGGGGATGACGACCTTGCCGCGGGCGTCGATCATGCGCTTGGCGGGCTCGGCGATCTTGCCGACGGAGACGACCTTGCCGCCGACGACGCCGATATCCGCGATGTAGGTGTCGGACGCGGAGACGAGCGTGCCGCCCTTGACGATCAGATCATATGGCATAAGATTTCTCCTTCTCCGTCACCATGAGGAGCCAGTAGACGGCGAACGACAGGCCGAAGCTGATGAACCAGGCGTAGTGGTACAGCGAGATCCAGAACGGCGCCACCGTCGCGAGCTTGACCGTGCCGAGGAAGCCGGGCAGGACCGGCAGGCAGGCCAGGACGAGGGCCACGAGCGCGCGGCCGTTCACGCCGCCGGCGTACCAGTAGGTGCCGTGCTTCTCGTACAGCTCGCGCACGTCGAGGTGCGCCCCTCTTAGGACGTAGTAGTCGCAGATGAGGATGCCGCCGATCGACCCGAGCAGGGAGGAGTAGGCGACGAGCCAGGTGAAGATGTAGCCCGACGGGTCGGCGATCAGCTTCCAGGGCTGGATGAGGATGCCGATGACGCCGGTGATGTAGCCGCCCATGCGGAAGTCGATCTTCTCCGGCCAGATGTGGGAGAAGTCGTTGGCGGGGCCGACGACGTTGGCCGCGATGTTGGTGGCCAAGGTCGCGATGCACAGGGAGATCAGCGCGACCGCGAGGACGAACGGGTTCTGGAACTTCGCGATGAGGTCGACGGGGTCCCAGATGGACTGGCCGTAGATCACGACGGTGGCCGAGGTGACCGCCACGCCGATGAAGGAGTACAGGCCCATCGTCGTCGGCAGGCCCAGGGCCTGGCCCAGCATCTGGTCCCTCTGGGTCTTCGCGTAGCGCGAGAAGTCCGGGATGTTGAGCGACAAGGTCGCCCAGAAGCCGATCATCGCGGTCAGCGCCGGGAAGAAGAACGGCCAGAACCGGCCCTCCTTGGGCTGCCCGGGCGCGAAGGCGGACGGGGTGGAGAGCATGTGGCCGAAGCCGCCCGCCTGGACGTAGGCCCAGCCGAGGAGCGCCAGGCCGAGGGCGATGAGCAGGGGAGCCTTGACGTTGAGGAGGATGCGGATGGACTCCACGCCCTTGTAGATGACGAGCATGTTGATCGCCCAGAAGAAGAGGAAGCAGGCCCATTGGCCGACGTTCAAGCCCTGTAACACCGGCTCGCCGGCCAGCATGGCGGGATGCCAGATGCCCACGAGCTTGTAGATCGCCGCCCCGCCGATCCAGGCCTGGATGCCGAACCAGCCGCAGGCCACGAGGGCGCGCAGCACGGCCGGCACGTTGGCGCCGAGTATGCCGAACGCCGGGCGGCAGTACACGGGGTACGGGATGCCGTACTTGGTGCCCGCGTGCGCGTTGAGCACCATCGGCAGCAGCACGATGCAGTTGCCGAGGAAGATGGTCAGGACGGCCTGCCACCAGTTCATCCCCTCCGAGATCAGCGACGAGGCGAGCATGTACGTCGGTATGCACGCGCTCATGCTGATCCAGAGGACGGCGATGTCCTTGGTGCCCCAGGTGCGCTCCGCCTTGCGCGTGGGAGCGATGTCCTTGTTCCAGTACGGGGACTTCTCGATGGGCTCGGAGTGGTCGTGGATCTCCTTGTCCATCAGCGCCCTGAAGATCTTATCCCTCACGGCAGCAGCTGGGTGAGGGGTCCGTAGGTCTCCGGGCGCCGGTCGCGGAAGAACTGCCACACCTTGCGCACCTCGAGGATCTGGTCGAAGTCGAGGTCGGCGATGACGGTGGCGTCCTTGTCGTGCGGGCCGACCTTGAGCATCTGGCCGCGGGGGTCGCAGAAGTAGGACTGGCCGTAGAACTCGCCGATGTTCCACGGGCCCTCCTTGCCGACGCGGTTGCTGGCGCCGACGAAGTACTGGTTGGCGACCGCGTGCGCGGGCTGCTCGAGCTTCCAGAGGTACTCGGAGAGGCCCTTCACCGTGGCCGACGGGTTGAATACGATCTCGGCCCCGTTCAGCCCGAGGATGCGCGCCCCGTCCGGGAAGTGCCGGTCGTAGCAGATGTACACGCCGACCTTGGCGTAGCGGGTCTGGAACACCGGATAACCCAGGTTGCCCGGCTTGAAGTAGAACTTCTCCCAGAAGCCGGGGGCGCAGTGAGGGATGTGGTTCTTCCTATAGATGCCGGCGAGCGAGCCGTCCGCGTCGATGACCGCCGCGGTGTTGTAATAGGTGCCGGTCGACGGGGTCTCGTAGATCGGGGAGACGATGACCATCTGGTGCTTCTTGGCCAGGTCCTGCATCAGCTTCGTCGTCGGGCCGGTGATGGGCTCGGCGGTGTCGTACCACTTGACGTCCTGCTCGGCGCAGAAGTACGGGCCGTAGAAGATCTCCTGGAGGCTGAGCATCTGCACGCCCTTCTTGGCGGCGGCCTCGATCATGGCCACGTGCTTGTCGATCATCTTCGACTTGATCTGCTGAAGGGAGTACTTCGGCGGGAGCCAGTCGCACTTCGTCTGGATGAGAGCGCATTTCACGATTCGAGCCATCGGGATGATCCTCCGCGGGAAACGTCTAGATGACTGAAATTCTAACAGAAAATGACCGCGGCACAGCCGTCAAAAATGGGCGGCGCGGCCCTTCGTTTAGGAGGAGATGCGGCGGTTGAGCTGGGCGAGGCGCTCGACGACGGGCGGCACGCCGAAGAAGCGCTTCTCGAAGTGGAGGACGGTGCTGTCGTCGATGGGTAGGCGCAGCTGGTAGGTGTTGTCCTCCTCGCTGTGCTCGAACTGGGTGCCGTAGGTCTGCGGCAGGCCGATGGACATGAGGAAGCGGTCGAGGGTCGCCGCGGCGAGCCAGCGCGACGGGCGGTGGCCGTTGATCGACGCGATCGTCGCCAGGCGGTGCGCCGTGAGGAACTCCTTGGGCTCGGTGCCGTGCAGGAAGAGGACCGCGGCGTGGTACAGGTCGTTGGAGGTGTTGACCGCGCCCTGGCCGATCATGGAGACGAGCTCGCGGCGGCGCTCGGCGTCCCGGAGCTTGAGGGCGTCGACGTCGGCGGCGGTGCCGTACACCTTCTCGCGGTCCTTCTGGTCGGTCGCGAACAGCTCGTCGAGTCTCAGGTTGTCGGTTTCGGGAGGCATGTTAATGGCGCCGGTAGACTTCGCCGTACCCCTTCATCCCGTTCTTCGTGTAGTCCTCCCACGTCAGCGGCTTGAGTCCGGTGTCGACCGGCTTCATCGTGATGCAGCCGTCGACGGGGCAGACGAGCGAGCACAGGTTGCAGCCGACGCAGTCGTCCTGGAGGACGTGGGGCTTGCGGTTGCCCTTGCGGCGGTCGATGTCGATGCACTGATGCGTGGTGTCGTTGCAGGAGACGTAGCAGACGTCGCAGGAGATGCACGTTGCCGGGTCGATGGAGGCTACGCTCATGTAGTGGAGGTTGAGCTTCTTGCAATCCACGATCCTGGGGGCGGTCTTGCCGATGAAGTCGGCGGTCTTGGCGAACTTCTGCCGGCGCATCCAGCCCTCGAGGCCGGCGTTCAGGTCCTCGACGATGCGGTAGCCGTGATGCATTACTGCCGTACAAAGCTGTACGGGATGAAGACCCTAAGAGCATGAATTCAACGGCATCCGACCAGATCGAAATCCCGCCGATGCCGGATATGGGAAGCCCTACCGTCTCAGGATCGGTCGCTATCTGGCTGACCATGTTCAAGGCGATGGGTTTGACCGCGGGGCCGCAGTAGCCGCCGTGGGAAATCTTGCCCTCGACGGAGAACTTGGGGATCATGGTCTCGACGTCGATGCCCATGATGGAGTTGATCGTGTTGATGAGGGACACGCCGTCGGCCCCCCCCTGCTTGGCCGCGCGCGCGGCGAAGCGCACGTCGGCGACGTTCGGGGTGAGCTTGACGAGGACGGGGATGGTGGAGACCTCTTTGACGAACTCGGTGACCATCTTCACGTACTCGGGCACCTGCCCGACGGCCGCGCCCATGCCGCGCTCGGACATCCCGTGCGGGCAGCCGAAGTTGAGCTCGATGCCGTCGCTGCCGGCGTCGATGACCTTCTTCGTGATC encodes the following:
- a CDS encoding aldehyde dehydrogenase family protein, with amino-acid sequence MIPTATKTTPEVSVLKQYIAGKWVEGSSSKEIVSTNPADNRQVLAKLKGADKTDVLRAIDAAQAAFPAWKATTAPARGRILMKAALILRERKEELARLMSLEQGKILPEALGEMEKGITLIEWFAGEGLRMGGVTQPSELAKNLLYTTRHPRGVVSIITPWNFPFAIPAWKIAPALISGCTVVFKPASLVPALAVGIVKAFEDAGLPPGVLNLVMGAGSAMGDVLVEEPRIKAVSFTGSNEIGKRVHTIAGARGIPVVCEMGGKNPAVIWDDADLELALAGVMKGAFGSTGQRCTATSRLILHTKIADQFLKMLLAEVAKIKVGPGLDKTSGMGPAVDESQMKTDLEYIEIGKKEGATLLCGGNRITTGDFAHGWFVEPTVFDGVSPKSRLWQEEVFGPVLAVTRTDDFDKAVELANDCPFGLTCAFYSQDLTLAMRFTEEIEAGMVHLNSPTIGGEAQVPFGGVKGSGVGEREMAKEGMHFFTEQKTVFLDYTGARRASNLY
- a CDS encoding caspase family protein, with the translated sequence MNRIALILPLAAFLATGCAGDRGLHLAARTNDASGIRALLSQGAKVNSTVGLGKLTPLHFAAMNGAQASAQALIDGGADVFASSIYGTPREAALSHRNIGGIAKLLEKAERKAQGLPDEVPEARHAAAPAAPAPEPAPRKAEPTSDIDSPARRGAERPDDFALVIGIEEYQSLPKADFGARDARTMRRHLEALGFPARNVISLEGSQATGSKLRSYLEEWLPLNVKASSTLFVYYSGHGAPDAKTGEAYLVPWDGDPKFLKSTALPLKTLYASLAKTKAKRVIVALDACFSGAGERSVLAQGARPLVAKAAELAPSEGRLTILAAASGDEITGTLAEQSHGLFTYHLLKGLSADPRASAKSLFDYLRPRVQDDARRENREQTPVLAGTALGEPLLAP
- a CDS encoding caspase family protein; the encoded protein is MNRLLAALVLALPFASGCISIHQAGYDGKNRDIQAVLDKGVPVDKRNLIGSTALMFAAEQGHPDTVRFLLDHGADPRLTDNSGRTALARAQAANRDAAVIAMLERALGKAPSSHAEAPGPERRAPSSDVDSPSRHGAPRPDDFALVIGIEDYQSLPKADFGARDAATVRRHFESMGVPARNIISLEGSQATGSKLKNYLQQWLPRNVKPESTVFVYYSGHGAPDPENGDAYLVPWDADPMFLTTSAYPLKQFYAELSKLKAKRVLVALDACFSGSGGRSVLAKGARPLVAKVDESVPAAANLTVLAAASGAEITGSLDEQGHGIFTYHFLKALQGGAATPRGLYDYLKPRVQDDARRQNREQSPTLAGSGADAKF
- the hydA gene encoding dihydropyrimidinase codes for the protein MPYDLIVKGGTLVSASDTYIADIGVVGGKVVSVGKIAEPAKRMIDARGKVVIPGGIDAHTHFDMPFMGATTIDDFTTGSTSAVFGGTTSIVDFAIQKKGETFRHALDDWHKRADGKSAVDYGFHMIVTDFPEKQQKEMDKLVDEGVSSFKLFMAYPGIFMSDDTTIFRALMRTRDNGGMICMHAENGSVIDVLIQKAIAEGKTAPEWHALTRPMTAEAEATHRAIALAEMAGVPIYFVHLSAGDAMEEVRAARARGLPVYAETCPQYLYLSEDDYRRPGFEGAKFVMSPPLRPSGNSERLWKGLVRNDLQVVSTDHCSFCMKAKTNQPGKELGKKNFAKIPNGAPGVEYRMLLLWDAVQKGKITENRFVEITSLNPSKLFGLHPRKGHLNPGADADIVIIDPNKPFTFSQKSHHSAADYNPYEGVTVKGSIRDVFSRGEAMVLDGKWAGSTKHGRFLKRMPRAFN
- a CDS encoding NCS1 family nucleobase:cation symporter-1; amino-acid sequence: MDKEIHDHSEPIEKSPYWNKDIAPTRKAERTWGTKDIAVLWISMSACIPTYMLASSLISEGMNWWQAVLTIFLGNCIVLLPMVLNAHAGTKYGIPYPVYCRPAFGILGANVPAVLRALVACGWFGIQAWIGGAAIYKLVGIWHPAMLAGEPVLQGLNVGQWACFLFFWAINMLVIYKGVESIRILLNVKAPLLIALGLALLGWAYVQAGGFGHMLSTPSAFAPGQPKEGRFWPFFFPALTAMIGFWATLSLNIPDFSRYAKTQRDQMLGQALGLPTTMGLYSFIGVAVTSATVVIYGQSIWDPVDLIAKFQNPFVLAVALISLCIATLATNIAANVVGPANDFSHIWPEKIDFRMGGYITGVIGILIQPWKLIADPSGYIFTWLVAYSSLLGSIGGILICDYYVLRGAHLDVRELYEKHGTYWYAGGVNGRALVALVLACLPVLPGFLGTVKLATVAPFWISLYHYAWFISFGLSFAVYWLLMVTEKEKSYAI
- a CDS encoding acyltransferase, whose translation is MARIVKCALIQTKCDWLPPKYSLQQIKSKMIDKHVAMIEAAAKKGVQMLSLQEIFYGPYFCAEQDVKWYDTAEPITGPTTKLMQDLAKKHQMVIVSPIYETPSTGTYYNTAAVIDADGSLAGIYRKNHIPHCAPGFWEKFYFKPGNLGYPVFQTRYAKVGVYICYDRHFPDGARILGLNGAEIVFNPSATVKGLSEYLWKLEQPAHAVANQYFVGASNRVGKEGPWNIGEFYGQSYFCDPRGQMLKVGPHDKDATVIADLDFDQILEVRKVWQFFRDRRPETYGPLTQLLP